In Chengkuizengella sediminis, one DNA window encodes the following:
- a CDS encoding DUF1572 family protein, giving the protein MNNIGKHYLETVEHNFEGLKSLGEKSIAQVNESQINFAENEDSNSVAIIVKHLHGNMKSRWENFLFVDGESVGRDRDSEFEGLINTKEELLSIWNEGWEFVFSAIRGLNEDDLNKTITIRNQPLSVMQAIQRQLSHYSYHIGQIVYLSKQLSSSWDSLSVPKGKSKEFNKRMMNENT; this is encoded by the coding sequence TTGAACAACATAGGAAAACATTACTTGGAAACCGTCGAACATAACTTTGAAGGATTGAAATCATTAGGTGAAAAATCGATTGCACAAGTAAATGAAAGTCAAATCAATTTTGCTGAAAATGAAGATTCAAACAGTGTGGCAATAATTGTAAAACACTTACATGGGAATATGAAATCAAGGTGGGAGAACTTTTTATTTGTTGATGGAGAATCTGTTGGAAGAGACCGTGATAGTGAATTTGAAGGACTTATTAACACTAAAGAAGAGTTGTTATCTATCTGGAATGAAGGTTGGGAATTTGTATTTAGTGCTATTCGAGGTTTAAATGAAGATGATCTGAATAAAACCATTACGATTCGAAATCAACCTCTTAGTGTAATGCAAGCCATCCAAAGACAGCTCTCTCATTATTCCTATCATATTGGTCAAATCGTATATTTATCAAAACAACTTTCAAGTTCATGGGACTCCTTAAGTGTTCCAAAAGGAAAATCTAAAGAATTTAATAAACGTATGATGAACGAGAATACTTAA
- a CDS encoding TetR/AcrR family transcriptional regulator: protein MKEQKKDRRVQRTRNLLHEALQDLMVEKGYEAITVQDLIDRANIGRSTFYSHFVDKEELLVENVNILSELIKEQMVKIETKKTEVFRFEFSLSFLQHAQDSKHLWKATVAPSGLFVLHHIKRVISDLIREEITISNSSSSLKIPQDVAVEFVVNTLMSLIHWWLDGEKHIQVSAIEVDEMFHQLVLTGIGSDILN, encoded by the coding sequence TTGAAAGAACAAAAAAAAGACAGGAGAGTTCAAAGAACGAGAAATTTATTACACGAGGCACTTCAGGATCTTATGGTAGAAAAAGGTTACGAAGCGATTACTGTCCAAGATTTAATTGATCGAGCAAATATCGGTCGATCGACATTTTATTCTCATTTTGTGGATAAGGAAGAGTTGCTTGTTGAAAATGTTAATATATTAAGTGAGTTAATAAAAGAGCAGATGGTTAAAATTGAAACTAAAAAAACGGAAGTATTTCGTTTCGAATTTAGTTTAAGTTTTCTGCAACATGCACAAGATAGTAAACATTTGTGGAAGGCAACTGTTGCACCAAGTGGCTTGTTTGTTCTTCATCACATCAAACGAGTAATTTCTGACTTGATACGTGAAGAAATAACCATATCGAACTCTTCTAGCTCGTTAAAAATTCCTCAAGACGTAGCGGTAGAGTTTGTAGTGAATACCTTGATGAGCCTTATTCATTGGTGGTTGGATGGGGAAAAACATATACAAGTATCTGCTATTGAAGTAGATGAGATGTTTCATCAGTTAGTCTTAACAGGAATTGGATCCGATATATTAAACTAA
- a CDS encoding ABC transporter permease, protein MFSPRWKKALADLRNAKGRVVMMVIAIAVGIFGIASMLSSYSILTRELNLNYMSTNPASAYIELESIDLKNSDKNFLEKVRKQPGIEGVEATVWVNARIEMQPNEWQEIMLFGIDDFENMNIGTFEPESGVYPPPDGSILMERSALIFLEANIGDALYIQTSNGEKKQISISGTVHDPSLSPAEQDQRAFGYISESTLQQLGETESFHILKVLFQDQTLNKEKVEQNVGKLAEWIQQQGLTIEEIRIPPPGQHPHQSQLTSIVIMLLLFSLMALILSAILIATMINGMLAGQIQQIGVMKAIGASTRQIAGVYLLMIIVLSIVAVLIGLPAGIAFGRLFAEMIAVILNFTIYSDVIPLWNYIVLLLAGILIPVLTALIPILRATRITVRETLSEFGVSRKSLRTSRLETFLGKIKGLDRTLILALRNTFRKRGRLILTISLLSVAGSMFLTGLNVKAGWEKIISDAASQRHYDLEIKLNDAEPKQRMKQILKDIPGVEKVEVWNTEETAPVRSDDLNIVQTYPDGGHGSFSLRSVPINSSMVDLLLIEGRWLKETDNNNAIVLNHNAKTLFPDLHVGDSLPLLIRGNSVQFELVGIVREDLAKNTVYISSEGYGEVTDQLELSNKLRVALKNSESIVTMKNEIENVLAKENVNVESIMSEIMLAEALTGHISLLIFAVIMMSMIMAVVGGLGLISSMSTNVIERTREFGIMRTIGGRSGTILRNVVSEGIFIGIISWIIALPISLPLSASIGRLIGNMTFNVPLPLVLSPMAIFIWLIFILLGSTAASFYPAWKASQLTIRDTLDHI, encoded by the coding sequence ATGTTTAGCCCAAGATGGAAAAAAGCACTAGCTGATCTACGTAATGCAAAAGGCCGAGTGGTCATGATGGTGATCGCCATTGCAGTCGGTATTTTTGGAATTGCAAGTATGTTAAGTTCCTATTCTATTCTCACCCGTGAACTAAATCTAAATTATATGAGCACTAATCCGGCTTCCGCCTATATTGAATTGGAAAGTATTGATTTAAAAAATAGTGATAAAAATTTCCTTGAAAAAGTTAGAAAACAACCTGGGATAGAAGGTGTGGAAGCCACAGTCTGGGTAAATGCTAGAATTGAAATGCAACCTAATGAATGGCAAGAGATCATGTTATTTGGCATTGATGATTTTGAAAATATGAACATCGGAACATTCGAACCAGAGTCTGGTGTTTACCCTCCTCCAGATGGTTCAATTTTAATGGAGAGATCTGCACTTATATTTTTAGAGGCGAATATTGGGGATGCTCTTTATATTCAAACTTCTAATGGAGAGAAGAAGCAAATATCCATCTCAGGTACCGTACATGATCCAAGTTTGTCTCCAGCAGAACAAGATCAAAGAGCGTTTGGATATATTTCTGAATCCACCCTGCAACAACTTGGTGAGACTGAGTCTTTCCACATTCTAAAAGTACTATTCCAAGATCAAACATTGAATAAAGAAAAAGTTGAACAAAATGTTGGAAAACTAGCAGAATGGATTCAACAACAGGGGCTTACTATTGAAGAGATTCGAATCCCGCCCCCTGGTCAACATCCACATCAATCCCAACTTACATCCATTGTAATTATGTTACTTTTGTTCAGTCTAATGGCATTGATTCTAAGTGCTATTCTAATTGCCACAATGATTAACGGGATGCTAGCTGGACAGATTCAACAAATTGGTGTTATGAAAGCAATCGGTGCAAGTACTAGGCAAATTGCTGGTGTTTATTTGCTGATGATCATTGTTTTGAGCATCGTAGCTGTTCTTATTGGTTTACCTGCAGGTATCGCATTTGGACGACTTTTTGCAGAGATGATTGCAGTGATCTTGAATTTTACGATTTACAGTGATGTCATTCCTTTGTGGAATTACATTGTTCTGTTGTTAGCAGGCATTCTAATACCTGTTTTAACAGCACTCATTCCTATCTTAAGAGCAACTCGAATTACTGTTCGAGAAACCCTCAGCGAATTCGGAGTAAGTAGAAAATCACTTCGTACTAGTCGACTTGAGACATTTCTCGGAAAAATAAAAGGATTAGATCGAACGCTGATCCTAGCTTTAAGAAATACATTTCGTAAAAGAGGGCGTCTTATTCTCACTATCAGCTTATTATCAGTTGCAGGTAGTATGTTCCTAACAGGTTTAAATGTTAAAGCAGGTTGGGAAAAGATTATATCTGATGCCGCTTCACAACGTCATTATGATTTGGAAATCAAGTTAAATGATGCTGAACCGAAGCAACGAATGAAACAAATCCTTAAAGACATTCCTGGTGTAGAAAAAGTAGAAGTTTGGAATACAGAAGAAACTGCACCGGTTCGATCAGATGATTTAAATATCGTTCAAACGTATCCAGACGGTGGACATGGAAGCTTCTCACTTCGCTCTGTTCCAATAAATAGTTCTATGGTGGATTTGCTATTAATAGAAGGGCGTTGGCTCAAAGAAACAGATAACAACAATGCTATTGTACTAAACCATAATGCCAAAACATTATTCCCAGATTTACACGTAGGGGATTCCCTGCCACTATTGATTCGTGGAAATTCAGTGCAATTTGAATTGGTCGGCATTGTGAGAGAAGACTTAGCTAAAAATACTGTTTATATATCTTCAGAAGGATATGGTGAAGTTACAGATCAATTAGAGCTATCAAACAAATTGCGTGTAGCTTTAAAAAATTCAGAATCTATAGTTACCATGAAAAATGAGATTGAAAATGTGCTAGCAAAAGAAAACGTCAATGTAGAATCCATCATGTCAGAGATTATGTTAGCCGAAGCATTAACTGGTCATATCTCCCTTCTTATTTTTGCCGTAATTATGATGTCAATGATTATGGCAGTCGTTGGTGGACTCGGTCTTATTTCATCCATGAGTACGAACGTAATTGAGCGTACCCGAGAATTTGGGATTATGCGTACGATTGGTGGAAGGTCTGGAACAATTTTACGAAATGTGGTCAGTGAGGGCATTTTCATCGGTATCATAAGTTGGATCATTGCTCTTCCCATTTCATTACCATTGTCTGCTAGTATTGGAAGGCTGATTGGAAACATGACTTTTAATGTTCCACTGCCGCTCGTTTTATCGCCCATGGCTATTTTCATTTGGCTTATTTTTATCTTGCTAGGGTCCACAGCTGCAAGTTTCTATCCTGCATGGAAAGCTTCACAATTAACTATTCGAGATACACTTGATCACATATAG
- a CDS encoding Type 1 glutamine amidotransferase-like domain-containing protein, which yields MNKHLFLFGGGPPFTKKMAKKFVQETSKKNSPISFLVVERVGWKQYIPNYTSSLKELGVEDIQILPLPSTPTNKVIKCLNDSSGIIIGGGDTNVYADYIVDTPISKVIKEKYEDGTPVAGFSAGALISPEHCIISAKDNVHKEFQQRSGIGLVSNVLLAVHFTEWNDQNHLREAVNRYGEQTNYGINEDTCVYLLNGELHDTEGNGVYSIEKGILKRNH from the coding sequence ATGAATAAACATTTATTTCTATTCGGAGGAGGACCTCCATTTACAAAAAAAATGGCAAAGAAATTTGTACAGGAAACTTCAAAAAAGAACTCACCTATATCTTTTCTAGTAGTGGAACGTGTTGGATGGAAACAATACATACCCAATTACACGAGTAGTTTAAAAGAACTTGGCGTTGAAGATATTCAAATTCTTCCCCTACCATCTACTCCTACCAACAAAGTAATAAAATGTTTAAATGATAGTTCAGGTATCATCATAGGTGGTGGAGATACCAATGTATATGCAGATTACATTGTAGATACACCCATATCAAAAGTAATAAAGGAAAAATATGAGGATGGAACTCCTGTAGCGGGTTTTTCAGCTGGAGCGTTAATAAGCCCAGAGCATTGTATAATTTCAGCTAAAGATAATGTACATAAAGAATTCCAGCAACGAAGTGGAATAGGGCTTGTCTCGAATGTTTTACTTGCTGTACATTTCACAGAATGGAATGATCAGAATCATTTAAGAGAAGCAGTGAATAGATATGGTGAACAAACCAATTATGGAATTAATGAAGATACGTGTGTTTATTTACTGAATGGTGAGCTTCACGATACAGAAGGGAATGGAGTTTATTCTATTGAAAAAGGTATTTTAAAGAGAAATCATTGA
- a CDS encoding DUF6886 family protein, giving the protein MLFHFSENPNINKFEPRKSNAFPELPSVVWSIDKNNAPLYYFPRECPRIGFWPKPDSKTVDLEVFQKSTIAEKVIAIESRWLQCIKETRLYVYHFSNELFTCFDESAGYYISTETIVPLQVEPVGDLIERLVEANIELRLTPSLLPLKISLISSTLHFSMIRMRNAQL; this is encoded by the coding sequence ATTTTATTTCATTTTAGTGAAAATCCAAACATCAACAAATTTGAACCACGAAAAAGCAATGCATTTCCAGAACTTCCATCAGTAGTATGGTCTATAGACAAAAACAATGCACCTCTATATTATTTTCCGCGAGAATGCCCTCGAATTGGGTTTTGGCCAAAACCTGATTCCAAAACAGTTGATTTAGAAGTGTTTCAAAAGTCTACAATTGCAGAAAAAGTAATAGCAATTGAATCTAGATGGTTGCAGTGTATTAAAGAAACAAGATTATATGTATATCATTTTTCAAATGAATTATTTACCTGTTTCGATGAGAGCGCTGGATATTATATTTCAACTGAAACCATCGTTCCATTACAAGTTGAACCCGTAGGTGATTTAATTGAACGTTTAGTGGAAGCCAATATTGAATTAAGATTAACTCCTTCACTATTGCCTTTAAAAATTTCGCTGATTTCTTCTACTTTACATTTTTCAATGATTCGAATGAGGAATGCACAATTATAA
- a CDS encoding MBL fold metallo-hydrolase, whose translation MNFVESMKSMSIFLVITISIFFLTGCSITSNSNLGHTTLEYLGHSSIKIVTDQGRVIYIDPWAGENYDEPADIVLITHFHYDHADIEKVETKKSTVYITPYFDFEGKSIPSEFPGYSIKIAGIKINAVAAYNEFHEKEESFGYILELGDVLLYHAGDTSNIEEMKLLSNLNITYALLPVDGVYNMDPEEATEVAKIINAEKVIPISTGEDGFYNVENIRKFNVENKEVLKPGDVIELINN comes from the coding sequence GTGAATTTTGTTGAATCAATGAAATCGATGTCAATTTTTCTGGTTATCACTATTTCTATCTTTTTTTTAACTGGATGTAGTATCACTAGTAATTCTAACTTAGGACATACTACACTTGAATATTTAGGACACTCCAGTATAAAAATTGTTACAGATCAAGGTAGAGTCATTTATATTGATCCTTGGGCTGGTGAGAACTATGATGAACCAGCAGATATTGTGTTAATCACTCATTTCCATTATGATCACGCTGACATTGAAAAAGTAGAAACAAAAAAAAGTACTGTATATATTACTCCATACTTTGATTTTGAGGGGAAAAGCATCCCTAGTGAATTTCCTGGTTATTCTATTAAGATAGCGGGAATAAAAATAAATGCTGTTGCAGCTTATAATGAGTTTCATGAAAAAGAAGAATCCTTTGGTTACATTTTAGAGTTAGGAGATGTCTTGTTATATCATGCTGGAGATACATCCAATATAGAGGAAATGAAGTTATTATCAAATTTAAATATAACCTATGCTTTATTGCCAGTTGATGGGGTATATAATATGGACCCAGAAGAAGCAACTGAAGTAGCAAAAATTATTAATGCTGAAAAAGTGATTCCTATTAGCACTGGTGAAGACGGATTTTATAATGTAGAGAATATTAGAAAGTTTAATGTTGAGAATAAAGAAGTATTGAAACCTGGAGATGTAATTGAATTGATTAATAATTAA
- a CDS encoding prolyl oligopeptidase family serine peptidase codes for MKQIKFNYTTTTSQESSLNYLLSLPKRYHKTNEKRPLILFLHGVGERGDDLEIIKKHGIPKIVGEKDDFPFITISPQCPVDSVWDRELDVLFFLIQDVVQNYKVDISRIYLTGISMGGYGVWCLAEKYPSLFAALIPICGVSLPLIKFRGGINQLSKTPIWVFHGAEDDAVPIQHSEEMVKALHQVGGKVKFTIYPHLGHDSWTRTYENEEIYEWLLSHKNENMK; via the coding sequence GTGAAACAAATTAAATTCAATTATACTACAACGACATCTCAAGAATCCTCATTAAATTATTTATTATCTTTGCCTAAAAGATATCATAAAACAAATGAAAAGAGACCACTGATTCTTTTTCTTCATGGAGTAGGTGAAAGGGGAGATGATCTTGAAATCATTAAAAAACATGGCATCCCCAAAATAGTTGGAGAAAAAGATGATTTTCCTTTTATTACAATTTCACCACAATGTCCAGTTGACTCGGTGTGGGATAGAGAATTGGATGTGTTATTTTTTTTAATTCAGGATGTTGTGCAAAACTATAAAGTGGACATTTCACGTATTTATTTGACAGGTATTAGCATGGGTGGGTATGGAGTTTGGTGTTTAGCTGAAAAATACCCATCGTTGTTTGCTGCATTAATTCCAATTTGTGGTGTGTCGTTACCTTTAATTAAATTTAGGGGTGGAATAAATCAGTTAAGCAAGACACCGATTTGGGTATTTCACGGTGCTGAAGATGATGCGGTTCCCATCCAACATTCAGAAGAAATGGTCAAAGCTTTACATCAAGTTGGTGGAAAAGTTAAGTTTACAATTTACCCTCATTTGGGTCATGACTCATGGACGAGAACATATGAGAATGAAGAAATTTATGAATGGTTGTTGAGTCATAAAAATGAGAATATGAAATGA
- a CDS encoding ABC transporter ATP-binding protein, with protein sequence MVKLNHLISLKKVSKVYTSSSETFTALKEIDLQVNKGEFVAFVGQSGSGKSTLINMITGIDTPSSGEVYVASKGIHSLNQEQMAVWRGKNIGVIFQSYQLLPTLTVVENIMLPMDFCKTYPRKERRKRAIHLLSKMGIAEKANNLPSDLSGGQQQRAAIARALANDPPILVADEPTGNLDSATTNIVMNLFTDLISEGKTIVMVTHERDLSHFFTRSVLLSDGEIVSETSREKIHHV encoded by the coding sequence ATGGTAAAACTTAATCATCTCATTTCTCTTAAAAAGGTAAGTAAAGTATATACTTCATCATCAGAAACCTTTACAGCTCTAAAAGAAATTGATCTACAAGTAAACAAGGGTGAATTCGTAGCATTTGTCGGTCAATCTGGGAGTGGGAAATCTACGCTAATCAATATGATAACTGGAATCGATACCCCTTCCTCTGGAGAAGTATATGTTGCTTCAAAAGGTATTCATTCTCTCAATCAAGAACAAATGGCGGTTTGGCGTGGGAAAAATATCGGAGTCATCTTTCAATCCTATCAATTACTTCCCACACTTACTGTTGTAGAAAATATAATGCTGCCCATGGATTTTTGCAAAACGTATCCGAGAAAGGAAAGACGTAAGCGAGCCATTCATCTGTTAAGCAAGATGGGCATTGCGGAAAAGGCCAACAATTTACCGTCTGATTTATCTGGCGGTCAACAACAACGTGCTGCTATTGCTAGAGCGTTAGCTAACGATCCTCCCATACTAGTTGCTGATGAACCGACTGGTAATCTTGATTCTGCAACCACAAACATCGTAATGAATCTCTTTACAGATCTCATTAGCGAAGGGAAAACAATTGTGATGGTTACACACGAAAGAGATTTAAGCCATTTTTTCACAAGATCGGTATTATTGTCTGATGGTGAAATCGTATCTGAAACAAGTAGGGAGAAGATACACCATGTTTAG